One Periplaneta americana isolate PAMFEO1 chromosome 8, P.americana_PAMFEO1_priV1, whole genome shotgun sequence genomic region harbors:
- the LOC138704291 gene encoding uncharacterized protein, whose amino-acid sequence MVRTYLKKTERQQWSAESMEEAVDSVISGKMGYKKASEQFNVPSTTLERYVKKKKENPMATVDKTLGKFQCVFNTEQELELAQYLKDMQKRLFGITMKEFRRLAYQLAERNGCKHPFNKNAGMAGEDWGLGFMARHPDLSMRKPEGTSGARAMGFNKVAVSQFFALLAHVIDENKLTGAQIYNCDETGMTVVPKQHSKIIATKGQRQVGVLTSAERGNTVTVEICCSAAGNFMPPMLIYPRKRKQQEFEVGLPSGGWAEVNDSGWMTADLFLKWLKKFIAFSNAKKERPVLLLLDGHASHTKSLDVIDLARNNGVILLCFPPHCSHRLQPLDVAFMRPLSLYYEDEVRRWLRSNPGKVVTLWQVSTLFGQAFINAANMSTALKGFEKTGIWPTNMHVFSDDDFLPAATTDIPIADRALPAMNQEILETERANDIPIVPSSVRPVELTTSVDEPEPLCSEMPDTPTHKPNSLNSSFPSLSPENAMPVPKVKIGQRRVARKRGKTAILTSSPYKAQLQEAQKTKEVKQTKVKRKLLDQEKIGNSEKQSRPKPKKVRKTAEEKDEDTECFYCNELYSTSNEGWVSCVKCKQWAHNSCAGTESDDDDFVLICETCKV is encoded by the coding sequence ATGGTACGGACTTATTTAAAAAAGACAGAAAGGCAACAATGGTCCGCAGAAAGCATGGAAGAAGCCGTTGATTCTGTAATTAGTGGGAAAATGGGATACAAAAAAGCATCAGAACAGTTCAACGTGCCTTCAACAACTTTGGAACGTTatgtgaaaaagaaaaaggaaaatccAATGGCGACAGTTGATAAAACATTAGGAAAATTTCAGTGTGTGTTCAATACAGAGCAAGAACTTGAACTTGCACAATACCTAAAGGATATGCAAAAGAGACTTTTTGGTATAACAATGAAAGAATTCCGTAGGTTGGCATACCAGCTGGCAGAGAGAAACGGTTGCAAGCATCCTTTCAATAAGAATGCGGGAATGGCAGGAGAAGATTGGGGTCTAGGATTCATGGCTCGTCACCCTGATTTAAGCATGAGAAAACCAGAAGGCACATCGGGAGCGCGAGCAATGGGCTTCAACAAGGTTGCAGTGTCTCAATTTTTTGCGTTGTTGGCACATGtcattgatgaaaataaattaacaggGGCACAAATCTATAACTGTGATGAAACTGGCATGACCGTGGTACCTAAACAGCATTCTAAAATTATCGCAACAAAGGGGCAGCGTCAGGTTGGTGTGTTAACATCAGCAGAACGTGGCAACACAGTGACTGTTGAAATTTGTTGTTCGGCGGCTGGAAATTTTATGCCTCCCATGTTAATCTACCCTAGGAAACGGAAACAACAGGAATTTGAAGTTGGTTTACCTTCAGGAGGCTGGGCCGAAGTTAATGATTCTGGATGGATGACAGCCGATCTATTTCTGAAGTGGctgaagaaattcattgcattttCTAACGCCAAAAAGGAAAGACCTGTGCTTCTTCTTCTAGACGGTCATGCTTCACACACAAAGAGCTTGGATGTTATTGATCTAGCTCGCAACAACGGTGTTATTTTACTGTGTTTTCCTCCTCATTGCTCCCATCGGCTCCAGCCGCTGGACGTGGCATTTATGAGACCTTTGAGCTTATATTACGAGGATGAGGTGAGAAGATGGTTAAGATCGAACCCAGGAAAAGTAGTCACCTTATGGCAAGTTTCAACTCTCTTCGGACAGGCTTTCATAAACGCTGCGAACATGAGCACTGCGCTAAAAGGGTTCGAAAAGACAGGCATCTGGCCAACAAACATGCATGTCTTCTCCGATGATGATTTTCTACCGGCAGCAACGACTGATATTCCGATTGCTGACAGAGCGTTACCTGCTATGAATCAAGAAATTCTGGAAACCGAAAGAGCAAACGATATCCCAATCGTTCCCTCCTCAGTTCGGCCTGTTGAATTGACGACTTCGGTGGATGAACCGGAACCTCTGTGTTCAGAGATGCCAGATACCCCCACACATAAGCCTAATTCACTTAATTCCAGTTTCCCTTCCCTTTCCCCGGAAAATGCTATGCCGGTCCCAAAAGTGAAAATTGGTCAGAGGAGGGTAGCAAGAAAAAGAGGGAAAACAGCAATTCTCACTTCCAGCCCCTACAAAGCACAACTGCAAGAAGCACAAAAAACCAAAGAAGTGAAACAGACTAAAGTGAAAAGGAAACTGTTAGACCAAGAAAAGATAGGAAACTCAGAAAAACAATCTAGGCCTAAACCGAAGAAGGTAAGGAAAACTGcagaagaaaaagatgaagacACAGAATGTTTCTACTGCAACGAGCTTTATTCCACGTCAAATGAGGGGTGGGTGTCATGTGTAAAGTGCAAGCAATGGGCTCATAACTCGTGTGCTGGTACAGAAAGTGATGACGATGATTTCGTTCTGATTTGTGAGACGTGCAAAGTGTAA